Part of the Montipora foliosa isolate CH-2021 chromosome 13, ASM3666993v2, whole genome shotgun sequence genome is shown below.
TGCTGGTGACACTTAAACAATACTTGAAGGACCATAAGAGATGATTAGACCGATTTGTTAAGGCTTGAGGGTGTATCGACCGCAACAACGAACAGTCAATGTCCAcagttttgaattcgtttaTTGAACTGGAAAAAAACTAGGACAACTTTGATAGAAAATTGACGAGAACGTGGAAACAACGATTGAAACGATAACAACGACGAAAGCGACGCGAGAACGAAGTAAACGGTGTAAACGAAGAGGATGATGAAAACgattcaacaaaaaataatgataataaaaaggaaaaaaaaagtacaagtTACATAAGCTTCTAAGAACCAAGTAAATAGAGAAATTCTGTAACGACAGAACCGAACGACAGAACCGAAGAAAGACAGCAATACTTACAAACTATGGAGCGTCTTACAGCGAGCAACTAAGTTGAAATAAATGGAGTTTTCCGAAAACAGCGTGTAACAACCTCAGGCTGGCCATTAACATAGCGGTAAAGCTTCCAGAAGGGAAAAAAACGAGATCGGTTCGATATGTCTATTTATACTGAGAAAAACTTGTGCGAAATCGTATATAAATTACTTGCCTTTTGCAGTACTAATAACGAAGAATGCACACCTAAAAAGGCGTTGATTAGCGCGAAGCAGTTGCTACattaataatgaactttactAAGCTTGCCGAATCCATGCATACTCCTTTATCTTCAGCGCCTCTGGGATCCATTAAAGAACTTCCGGCTGAATCTTGTTCCGAAATCAAGGCAAGTGAAGGAAGTACAATGACTGAGTTTGAGCACTGGATGTACGCCGATGAAGATGCTAATCAAACGATTCAGGCTATTTGTCAAGGTAACATATGAGTTCCTTTTATAATTCTAAAGAGGACTCCCAGATTAGTTGATTTCTGACATACGTCATGACGTGTGTTCGTCGATAGCTGAATGAGAACCATGCGGGTAGTGTTGCTGAATTGATCGAACAATAGGCTAGAGGAGAGTGAAGAGAGCTATGGGTAAcggaattaaaaataaaaagaaaatgcaaagcGTAATTTATCATTTATTACAACATAGAGTGCAAAATGACTAATTGCttattggctgagacagagggcatttttcattattaattttattaaaagcCCCGGGTaaaattacttttattattttcttgtaGTAAGTGTTTTTTGCAGGGTGGTACGACTCGGGCCGTAtctgcaacttctgaaaatacgCTTGATATTTATCCTTAagtttactcggccccatgggATTACCTGTATAAAATATCAGAATTGGTTCAGtggttttattttaaaattctaaTCCCATTTCAATAAAAAAGCTTTAACGCCTTGTGAGCAATGCAGTTCACCGAACCCTGTTGCTGACAGAGTGAAAACAAATTCGCTTTCAGGCGTTTGGCAGAAGATTAACCAAGATCCAGTATGCTTTGGCTCTCGATACAACAAATATGGTGCTTTCAGAGTTACCAAAACTGGGAAGGTGAAGGCCATGAAACTACTGCACAGAAACGGATCAATAAAATGTAACCCAGATTATAGTGAATCCTATTGGGGCTGTACTAATACGGGTGCATACCCAAGCGATACATTGATGACCATAATCACAAATGCTAACAAAGAAGCAATTCTGCCACCTGCTGAAGAATTAAAAGCGCGTAACAACGGCGAGAAGCACTTTTACGTTCTTGAAGGGGTTGGGCAAAGGTTCGCGGAGTTGGTTTTAGAAAACCTTCCAAGTACACAGCTGTATTTTTCAAGGAATCAAGAATTGCAGATATGGTATGGACAGGATTGGGCTGACCTCTCTGAGAGTAACAACAGTGGTACGACGTGCGCTGATGTTTACGTATGGTACATATAAAAGAGgcatttgtttttggtttaaaaGGCACTCACAGGTCGAATTAGCATGTACCGCTTTAAAAACCTTGGAAAATGTTTTCCGTCGATAATGGTTTGCACAACGTTGCATTTTACCAATGTAGATTCAAGCACTCatctgaaaaagatatttctttATTTCGCTACAACAAATGAACTAGTTAACTCCCACTTTTTGGAGTTTATAAGGTGTCTTGCAAATTCTCCCTAGTTTCCTCGGCTAAAAGTCGATTCGCACAATCTTCATGAGCATATAGATAGCGACAGCAGGCAATCTGCTATTTTGCAAGTACATACTATGTTGGTTGTGATCTGCGCCTTTCACAAACAGACACACGCCCACAAGTTTGGTCTTTTCAGCTACTAGGACTTTTTGGAGTCTTTCTGAAAAAATCCTCAAACTCGGTGATCGTAATAGTGGCAATGACTCTTAAAGATTGTACTACGTCCACTGTGTGAAATGTTGCAATGTTGAACCAAGAGTTACAAACACTCATGTTTGTATCCCATAATGGAATGTTTGTTGTTCAGTCAAGGAAGCAATACCTTGCGTTTACCCCAACAGGGGTGAATCTACAGACTGGAGTTTCCAATTGTACTTAAATAAACTATATTTTGACGCTACGAAGCGAAATGAACTTTAACGCTTTCCTTATTCCGTAGTAAACTATCCACTTAGAGACGGTGTTGCTGGTCACAttcgttctcaggttgaatccgtctTAACAGCTGACCCAGGTTAAATTagtgatcctcattttaactggggtgaatacgcactcagatggattgaagaaaATTTTTTGGAGCTTGAATTAAGCTTAGAGAAAAATTACGGTCAgcttaggattagttttggttattatagaTAGATATCAATAGACTTATTAtagaaaagtaaacaatgaaaagaactgtgttgggttgagcaagTTATAATGTAGTGATGAAgccacaggactatagatct
Proteins encoded:
- the LOC137981627 gene encoding uncharacterized protein, which produces MVSQLWLSVMAVISSIDFIEATIEGCHESYSVYGMFLKGHVIKEVEVGFPTECYMMCGQESRCQSYNVVIGKNICELNSRTKEARPKDFLPDRSRYYMKRAFNRAPLGSIKELPAESCSEIKASEGSTMTEFEHWMYADEDANQTIQAICQGVWQKINQDPVCFGSRYNKYGAFRVTKTGKVKAMKLLHRNGSIKCNPDYSESYWGCTNTGAYPSDTLMTIITNANKEAILPPAEELKARNNGEKHFYVLEGVGQRFAELVLENLPSTQLYFSRNQELQIWYGQDWADLSESNNSGTTCADVYVWYI